One Streptomyces sp. NA02950 genomic region harbors:
- a CDS encoding XRE family transcriptional regulator has product MYEDRPAWAQRMEAERKARGWSPLDAARAMIAHSADPMPDDKTVARQWRRWEAGEVEPRDRKELIAKVFGTTTHAFFPVPSKRDGRAEVLAVSGMDTVDIVSRLRSSDLDQATMDALAITVDRLCSEYAYMPGDQLLAEGRAWLTRVVGMRSQRLTLTQHREVLVLAGMLTLLVGCVEYDSGGRQGRLAAEGTRQAALALGREAGHAPIVGWGHEMQAWFALTRGDMKGVIAASDEGIAAAPSDSVAVQLWAQKAKAWARLGDRRQVEVALDSGRRLLEGMAYPTNPENHFTVDPAKWDFYAMDCYRKLGEDALAENLAREVLRVGVDYDGTDRSPMRNAEARVTLGVVAARQGAVDEAVSYGMKALGGERKSLPSLAMVADDLGGVLARDHREQPEAREFLDHLQVLRSA; this is encoded by the coding sequence ATGTACGAGGATCGGCCGGCCTGGGCACAGCGGATGGAGGCCGAGCGGAAGGCCCGCGGCTGGTCGCCGCTGGACGCGGCCCGCGCGATGATCGCGCATTCGGCCGATCCGATGCCCGACGACAAGACCGTGGCTCGCCAGTGGCGCCGGTGGGAGGCGGGCGAAGTCGAGCCCCGTGACCGCAAGGAACTGATCGCGAAGGTGTTCGGGACGACGACGCACGCGTTCTTCCCTGTGCCGTCGAAGCGGGACGGCCGTGCCGAGGTCCTGGCCGTGTCCGGGATGGACACCGTGGACATCGTCTCGAGGCTGCGGTCCAGCGACCTGGACCAGGCCACCATGGACGCGCTGGCCATCACCGTGGACCGGTTGTGCTCGGAGTACGCCTACATGCCCGGTGACCAGCTGCTTGCCGAAGGTCGGGCGTGGCTGACGCGGGTCGTCGGCATGCGTTCGCAGCGCCTGACGCTCACCCAGCACCGGGAGGTCCTGGTCCTGGCCGGCATGCTGACCCTGCTCGTCGGTTGTGTGGAGTACGACTCGGGCGGGCGCCAGGGTCGCCTGGCTGCCGAGGGGACGCGGCAGGCCGCGCTCGCCCTGGGCCGCGAGGCCGGGCACGCGCCGATCGTTGGCTGGGGCCACGAGATGCAGGCGTGGTTCGCCCTGACGCGGGGCGACATGAAGGGTGTCATCGCCGCTTCGGACGAGGGCATCGCCGCAGCGCCGAGTGATAGCGTCGCCGTCCAGCTCTGGGCCCAGAAGGCCAAGGCGTGGGCTCGTCTCGGTGACCGTCGTCAGGTCGAGGTGGCCCTCGACTCCGGCCGGCGCCTGCTCGAGGGCATGGCGTACCCGACCAACCCGGAGAACCACTTCACGGTCGACCCGGCCAAGTGGGACTTCTACGCGATGGACTGCTACCGCAAGCTCGGCGAGGACGCCCTCGCCGAGAACCTGGCCCGCGAGGTCCTGCGCGTCGGGGTCGACTACGACGGCACCGACCGCTCCCCCATGCGCAATGCCGAAGCCCGGGTCACCCTCGGCGTCGTCGCCGCCCGCCAGGGCGCCGTCGACGAGGCCGTCTCGTACGGGATGAAGGCCCTCGGTGGCGAGCGGAAGTCCTTGCCTTCCCTGGCCATGGTCGCGGACGACCTCGGTGGAGTCCTCGCCCGCGACCATCGGGAGCAGCCCGAGGCCCGCGAGTTCCTCGACCATCTGCAGGTGCTCCGCAGCGCCTGA
- a CDS encoding MarR family transcriptional regulator produces the protein MSDGNPLLDTEAVAAKIGVTSETVRMYLKRTRKRIADGLTVRPQDLPLPDEQFNRSPAWLQSTIDAWIANRPGRGRRPSSS, from the coding sequence GTGTCGGATGGGAATCCGTTGCTCGACACCGAAGCGGTGGCCGCCAAGATCGGCGTGACGAGCGAGACGGTACGGATGTATCTGAAGCGCACCCGCAAGCGGATCGCGGATGGGCTCACCGTGCGACCGCAGGATCTCCCGCTTCCCGACGAGCAGTTCAACCGTTCGCCGGCATGGTTGCAGTCGACGATCGACGCCTGGATCGCGAATCGGCCCGGGCGTGGCCGTCGGCCCTCCTCTTCGTAA
- a CDS encoding XRE family transcriptional regulator, with protein MLRDVLRLSIRRYADRLGVSPSMVMEWKNRGTSLVPVPETQQILDTALAQCEPHEREAFFAALEAAPGAAPGSAAGALPAGMARLEPAVEVVESQQRWREVRQYLNGNRETLSRAAAELYDPALRISGTPMLMAPAWKAAEPVPLDQVELVWTDDVPEVLVTGSEPEAVATHPLRAPGVRFDRYTLAIRYISAPTLFENRPSYRLTDVNWTPGAGRLTFGLASYFDKVDLCEAVGHEFAAAYMEHQEQGGGDRLAWGGLPLRRLVDDPFDPGLRAVTPAITTLLIRRRRDGSATFLLHWRDPAKVVTAGGLYDAVPAGEFQPGSVMSAQSPQDFDLWRNIVRELNEELLGAPEFDGSGGPLQYERWPLWRTLERARVEGRVRAFAFGVGVDPLTLAVAIPSALVIDDELFDQLFGDIAAENAEGVTVTHWNGQDVRGGIPFTHQNVTQFINNEPMAPPGAACLALAWEHRDLLLSRRTDPSRRPRSRP; from the coding sequence GTGCTGCGCGACGTGCTGCGGTTGTCCATTCGCCGTTACGCCGACCGCCTTGGAGTCAGCCCCAGCATGGTGATGGAGTGGAAGAACCGCGGTACGAGCCTGGTCCCGGTACCGGAGACGCAGCAGATCCTGGACACAGCTCTGGCTCAGTGTGAGCCGCACGAGCGGGAGGCGTTCTTCGCCGCGCTCGAGGCGGCGCCGGGGGCCGCGCCTGGTTCCGCCGCGGGTGCCCTGCCGGCGGGGATGGCTCGGCTGGAGCCTGCAGTGGAGGTTGTGGAGAGTCAGCAGCGGTGGCGTGAGGTGCGGCAGTACCTGAATGGGAATCGCGAGACGCTGTCACGGGCGGCGGCCGAGTTGTACGACCCTGCTCTGCGTATCAGTGGGACGCCGATGTTGATGGCGCCGGCCTGGAAGGCGGCCGAGCCTGTTCCGCTGGATCAGGTGGAGTTGGTGTGGACGGACGACGTGCCGGAGGTCCTGGTGACCGGCAGCGAGCCGGAGGCCGTGGCGACGCATCCGTTGCGGGCTCCGGGGGTGCGGTTCGATCGGTACACGCTGGCGATCCGGTACATCTCGGCACCGACGCTGTTCGAGAACCGGCCCAGCTACCGGCTGACGGACGTGAACTGGACGCCGGGGGCGGGCCGGTTGACGTTCGGGTTGGCCTCGTACTTCGACAAGGTCGACTTGTGCGAGGCGGTCGGGCACGAGTTCGCTGCGGCCTACATGGAGCACCAGGAGCAGGGCGGTGGTGACCGCCTTGCGTGGGGTGGGCTGCCGTTGCGCCGTCTGGTGGATGACCCGTTCGACCCAGGGTTGCGTGCTGTGACGCCGGCGATCACGACTCTGTTGATCCGGCGGCGGCGTGATGGGTCGGCGACGTTCTTGTTGCACTGGCGGGATCCGGCGAAGGTAGTGACCGCAGGTGGGTTGTACGACGCGGTGCCGGCGGGAGAGTTCCAGCCGGGCAGTGTGATGTCCGCGCAGTCTCCTCAGGATTTCGACCTGTGGCGGAACATCGTGCGGGAGCTGAACGAGGAGTTGTTGGGGGCGCCCGAGTTCGATGGATCCGGCGGCCCCCTGCAGTACGAGCGGTGGCCGTTGTGGCGGACGCTCGAGCGGGCTCGCGTTGAGGGGCGTGTTCGGGCCTTCGCCTTCGGGGTGGGGGTGGATCCGCTGACACTGGCGGTCGCCATCCCGAGCGCCCTGGTCATCGACGATGAGCTGTTCGACCAGCTCTTCGGGGACATCGCTGCGGAGAACGCCGAGGGCGTCACGGTGACTCACTGGAATGGCCAGGACGTGCGGGGCGGCATCCCCTTCACTCATCAAAATGTCACACAATTCATCAACAACGAACCGATGGCCCCTCCCGGAGCGGCGTGTTTGGCCCTAGCGTGGGAGCACCGGGACCTTTTGCTGTCCCGTAGGACCGATCCGTCCCGTCGTCCGAGGAGCCGACCCTGA
- a CDS encoding winged helix-turn-helix domain-containing protein — MSGAALVWAMRHKKWCESTGELAVLMAIADHMNKDLKNSHASQATLAEETFMSARSVGTHMRNLAKRGVIVPGDPEAVEHIRPDRRPPVWDFPADLPKEPPATGNEFHPGGRPAEADQKGRVARGSTRGSTRERGTGGKSAQPRVETVADEPGSTEPGESVVGDGRRPPTGSRGPAGRGEAASRSEAPTRKLAVADLRQVVEGIPAPLTAQLQSEFPRGLPSSVNEAVAKAVVDEQRTVDQVVERVERRWLLWSYENDAVAESGRGLDRPLGVLLALLGASACWGNNARCEDGIDIDTGTECPRCAEVREDKAAERAAQEIPVVGGGYSVPFQAPRDAEPSPYVHCRGSGCGVKMWPSEDGLCRECREYASV, encoded by the coding sequence GTGAGCGGCGCGGCTTTGGTGTGGGCGATGCGTCACAAGAAGTGGTGCGAATCCACTGGTGAGTTGGCCGTGCTGATGGCCATCGCCGATCACATGAACAAGGACCTGAAGAACTCGCATGCGAGCCAGGCGACGCTCGCTGAGGAGACGTTCATGTCGGCGCGCTCCGTGGGCACGCACATGCGGAATCTCGCCAAGCGTGGCGTGATCGTGCCAGGTGATCCCGAAGCCGTCGAGCACATTCGCCCGGATCGCCGTCCCCCGGTGTGGGATTTCCCTGCTGACCTGCCCAAAGAGCCCCCGGCGACTGGCAATGAATTCCACCCGGGCGGGAGACCTGCGGAGGCTGACCAGAAGGGACGGGTGGCAAGAGGTTCCACCCGAGGTTCCACCCGCGAGCGGGGCACGGGTGGAAAATCGGCGCAGCCACGGGTGGAAACAGTTGCCGACGAACCTGGAAGTACTGAACCTGGGGAAAGCGTCGTCGGTGACGGCCGTAGGCCACCCACCGGTAGTAGAGGGCCTGCCGGGCGCGGCGAGGCCGCGTCGAGAAGCGAGGCACCGACGAGGAAGCTTGCAGTGGCCGACCTCCGCCAGGTGGTAGAGGGAATCCCCGCTCCACTGACCGCTCAGCTGCAGAGCGAGTTCCCTCGAGGTCTGCCGTCCTCGGTGAATGAGGCCGTAGCCAAGGCGGTCGTCGACGAGCAACGGACCGTCGACCAGGTCGTCGAGCGAGTAGAGCGGCGCTGGCTGCTCTGGTCGTACGAGAACGACGCCGTCGCCGAGTCCGGTCGCGGGCTCGACCGGCCCCTTGGTGTCCTGTTGGCGCTGCTCGGCGCCTCGGCCTGCTGGGGCAACAACGCGCGGTGCGAGGACGGCATCGACATCGACACCGGCACCGAGTGCCCACGGTGCGCCGAGGTCCGGGAGGACAAGGCCGCCGAGCGGGCTGCCCAGGAGATCCCCGTAGTTGGCGGCGGATACAGCGTCCCCTTCCAGGCGCCGAGAGACGCCGAGCCCAGCCCGTACGTGCACTGCCGTGGCTCCGGCTGCGGCGTGAAGATGTGGCCCAGCGAAGACGGCCTGTGCCGCGAATGCCGCGAATACGCGAGTGTGTGA